A window of the Cannabis sativa cultivar Pink pepper isolate KNU-18-1 chromosome X, ASM2916894v1, whole genome shotgun sequence genome harbors these coding sequences:
- the LOC115704267 gene encoding cytokinin riboside 5'-monophosphate phosphoribohydrolase LOG5 isoform X1 — MEGKLLISRFKSVCVFCGSSTGKRDCYRDAAIELGEELVSKRLDLVYGGGSIGLMGLVSQVVHRAGGSVLGYIHIYILLLYSSVALFEYFVTPSYLFSFCHRIIPRTLMCKEITGETVGEVRPVADMHQRKAEMARHSDCFIALPGGYGTLEELLEVITWAQLGIHDKPVGLLNVDGYYDSLLTFIDKAVDDGFIKPSQRHIIVSAPNAKELVQKLEEYVPVHDGVIAKARWEGEQQQQQQQIGFKPASLQTEIAL; from the exons ATGGAGGGGAAGCTGTTAATATCAAGGTTTAAGTCTGTTTGTGTATTTTGTGGGAGTAGTACTGGGAAGAGAGATTGTTATAGAGATGCAGCCATTGAACTGGGGGAAGAGCTG GTATCAAAAAGGTTGGACCTTGTCTATGGTGGAGGCAGTATTGGTCTAATGGGTTTGGTTTCTCAGGTTGTTCATCGTGCAGGAGGAAGTGTTCTCgggtatatacatatatatatattgttactATATTCAAGTGTGGCTCTTTTTGAGTATTTTGTGACTCCATCTTATTTGTTCTCTTTTTGTCACAGGATCATTCCCAGAACTCTAATGTGTAAAGAG ATAACAGGCGAGACAGTTGGTGAAGTTAGGCCAGTAGCCGACATGCATCAAAGGAAAGCAGAAATGGCCCGCCATTCTGATTGTTTTATTGCCTTGCCAG GTGGGTATGGAACACTAGAAGAGTTGCTTGAAGTGATCACCTGGGCTCAACTTGGCATCCATGACAAGCCA GTAGGTCTGCTCAATGTGGATGGCTACTACGACTCTCTTCTCACTTTTATTGACAAAGCAGTGGATGATGGTTTCATTAAGCCTTCACAGCGCCACATCATAGTCTCTGCCCCCAATGCCAAAGAGCTTGTTCAGAAACTGGAG GAGTACGTGCCTGTGCATGATGGAGTCATAGCCAAGGCAAGGTGGGAAGGTGAAcaacagcagcagcagcagcagatAGGTTTCAAGCCCGCTTCTTTGCAGACTGAGATCGCACTATGA
- the LOC115704267 gene encoding cytokinin riboside 5'-monophosphate phosphoribohydrolase LOG5 isoform X2 — protein MEGKLLISRFKSVCVFCGSSTGKRDCYRDAAIELGEELVSKRLDLVYGGGSIGLMGLVSQVVHRAGGSVLGIIPRTLMCKEITGETVGEVRPVADMHQRKAEMARHSDCFIALPGGYGTLEELLEVITWAQLGIHDKPVGLLNVDGYYDSLLTFIDKAVDDGFIKPSQRHIIVSAPNAKELVQKLEEYVPVHDGVIAKARWEGEQQQQQQQIGFKPASLQTEIAL, from the exons ATGGAGGGGAAGCTGTTAATATCAAGGTTTAAGTCTGTTTGTGTATTTTGTGGGAGTAGTACTGGGAAGAGAGATTGTTATAGAGATGCAGCCATTGAACTGGGGGAAGAGCTG GTATCAAAAAGGTTGGACCTTGTCTATGGTGGAGGCAGTATTGGTCTAATGGGTTTGGTTTCTCAGGTTGTTCATCGTGCAGGAGGAAGTGTTCTCgg GATCATTCCCAGAACTCTAATGTGTAAAGAG ATAACAGGCGAGACAGTTGGTGAAGTTAGGCCAGTAGCCGACATGCATCAAAGGAAAGCAGAAATGGCCCGCCATTCTGATTGTTTTATTGCCTTGCCAG GTGGGTATGGAACACTAGAAGAGTTGCTTGAAGTGATCACCTGGGCTCAACTTGGCATCCATGACAAGCCA GTAGGTCTGCTCAATGTGGATGGCTACTACGACTCTCTTCTCACTTTTATTGACAAAGCAGTGGATGATGGTTTCATTAAGCCTTCACAGCGCCACATCATAGTCTCTGCCCCCAATGCCAAAGAGCTTGTTCAGAAACTGGAG GAGTACGTGCCTGTGCATGATGGAGTCATAGCCAAGGCAAGGTGGGAAGGTGAAcaacagcagcagcagcagcagatAGGTTTCAAGCCCGCTTCTTTGCAGACTGAGATCGCACTATGA